The genomic DNA GCTCAAAATGATATCAAAAAACAAATTGAACGTGATGTTCAACGCCAAGTACAAAGTATGCTTGGTACCTTAATGGGACAAGACAAAGTAGCAGTAATTGTTACTGCAGATGTTGACTTTACACAAGAAAATCGCGAAGAAAATCTTGTTACTCCTGTAGATGAAGAGAACATGGAAGGTATTGCAGCAAGTGCCCAAAAAATCACTGAAACCTTTACAGGTGATGCAGCTGATGTGGGTGGCGAACCAGTTACAGAAGATGCAGCAGACTCTCTTGGAACAGGTTACCTTGAGGGAGCAACTGGAACGGGTGATTATGAAAGAATTGAAGAGACAATCAACTATGAAGTGAATAAAATCCGTAAAGAAATTGTTGAAAGTCCTTATAAAATTAGAGACTTAGGTATTCAGGTAATGGTAGAACCTCCAACGGCGGATGATCCTACTACTTTACCTCAAGAACGTGTGGATGATATTACGCAAATGTTGGCATCAATTGTTCGTACTTCTATTGATAAAACAACGGTTGATGGTGAACTAACGGATGAGGCAATACAGGAAAAGATTCTTGTATCGGTTCAACCATTTAACGGGAAGGTAGAGCTTGAAGATACTCAGACGGCATCTATTCCATGGTGGGTATACGCAATCGGTGGAGTCCTTCTAGCTACTATAATCGTGTTAATTATTCTGTTTATGAGAGCAAGAAAGAAGAAGGCACAAGAGCAAGAAGATGTAGCATTTGATCATTACACACCTATTTCTATTCGTGACATTGATGAAGATAAGGAAGAAACAGAAGGATCGTTGAGAAAGAAACAACTAGAAAAAATGGCGAAAGAAAAGCCAGAGGATTTCGCAAAACTATTGCGTTCATGGATTGCTGAAGACTAGGAGGAGTGCGTGAAGGTGGCAAAAAGAGATCAAAAGGAATTAACAGGTAAACAAAAAGCAGCCATTCTTCTCATTTCACTTGGGCCGGATGTGTCTGCATCAGTATATAAACACTTAAGTGAAGAAGAGATAGAAAAATTAACGCTAGAAATTTCCGGGGTAAAAAAAGTGGAATCTACTGCAAAAGAAGAAATTCTTGAAGAGTTTCATAATATTGCACTAGCTCAGGACTATATATCACAAGGCGGTATTGGGTATGCAAAAACGGTTCTTGAAAAAGCACTAGGGACTGAGCAGGCTGCTGTTATCATTAACCGTTTAACTTCATCCCTTCAAGTTCGACCTTTTGATTTTGCTAGAAAAGCGGATCCAGGACAAATTTTTAATTTTATTCAAAATGAGCATCCGCAGACGATCGCACTTATTTTATCTTATTTGGATTCGGCCCAAGCAGGTCAAATTTTATCTGAGCTTCCTCAGGAAGTTCAAGCTGATATTGCTAGAAGAATTGCAGTAATGGATAGTACCTCTCCTGAAATAATCAATGAAGTTGAGCAAATTTTAGAACGAAAGCTGTCTGCATCTGTGACACAGGACTACACGCAAACAGGCGGTATTGAGGCTGTTGTGGAAGTGTTAAATGGAGTCGACCGTGCAACCGAAAGAACGATTCTAGATGCACTCGAAATTCAAGACCCAGAGTTAGCGGAAGAAATTAAGAAAAGAATGTTTGTCTTTGAAGATATTGTTACACTGGATAGCCGTGCAATTCAAAGGATTATTCGTGACTGTGATAATGAAGATCTAAAGCTGTCACTAAAAGTATCAAGCGACGAAGTCAAGGATATCGTGTTTGGAAATATGTCGAAACGTATGGTTGAAAGCTTTAAGGATGAAATGGAGTTTATGGGACCAGTTCGTCTTCGTGATGTAGAGGAAGCACAGTCAAGAATCGTTGCCATCATTCGTCGTCTAGAGGAAGCAGGAGAAATTGTGGTTGCTCGTGGCGGAGGTGACGACATCATTGTCTAGGCTGATTAAATCCACGTGGGTTCCACAAGAATTTTCCAATGAAAACAAAGTGATTTCGATTAAATCAATTAAGAATCACACCGATGATACAGAAGAAGAGTCGTCTTTTGTAAGTTATCAAGAGAGAGAGAGGATTGTTGCAGCAGCGCAAAGTGAAGCTGACAGAATCGTCCAAGAAGCAAGGGAATATGCAGCGGGTGTTCGTGAACAGATGGAGCTTGAGCAACAATCGTTTCAGTTGGAGTTACAAACGATGGCAGAACAAGCTCAAAATGCAGGGTTTGTACAAGGTCATGAAGAAGGAAAACAGCTTGGATACAACGAAGCACAAGCCATCATTCACCAGGCAAAGGAAACAGTTACCTTGGCAAAGTATGACTATGAGAAGAAGATTGAATCAAGCGAACGAACCATTTTGTCTCTTGCACTTAAAGTGGCTGAGAAAATTATTGCTGACACACTAACAGGTGACTCGGAGCAGTTTTTACCAATAGTGAAAAAAGCATTAAAAGAAGCAAGAGAATATCGTGAAATTCAGCTTCACGTTCATCCATCACATTACGAATTTTTACTTGTCCAAAAGGAAGATCTAATTCGGATTTTCCCAAAGGAGACAGAATTATATATTTTTCCAGATAGTGAGCTAACAGAACAGAGCTGTATTATTGAATCTGCAAATGGTCGTATTGATGCAAGTGTGGATCAACAACTCGATGAAATCAAAAGAAAACTTTACGAGCTATTGGAGAGTGAATAGAGTGCTAGCTGCCGATTTGTTGGGACAAATTGATCAGATGAAAACGTTTAAACGCTATGGAAGAGTAAAGCGTGTCGTGGGTCTAATGATTGAATCGCAAGGACCAGAAAGCTCAATCGGTGATGTTTGTTACATTCATATCGGCAAAAACAACCGGAAAATTCAAGCTGAGGTTGTTGGATTTAAGGATGAAAATATACTGCTTATGCCCTATACAAGCTTAAATGAAATCTCACCAGGCTGTTTGGTAGAGGCAACATTGAAGCCTTTAGAGGTGAAGATAGGTCCAGCTTTAATCGGTAGCGTACTAGATTCTTTAGGGCAACCTCTCGACGGGAGTCAGCTTCCAAAAGGACTTGGATCAGTAGGAACAGACCAGGATCCACCGAATCCTATGACAAGACCACCGATATCTGAACCTGTAGAAGTAGGGGTTCGATTAATCGATAGTCTTCTCACAGTCGGTATGGGTCAGCGTGTAGGGATTTTTGCCGGAAGTGGTGTAGGGAAAAGTACATTGCTTGGAATGATTGCTCGTAATACAAATGCTGATTTGAATGTGATCGCATTAATTGGTGAACGTGGTCGTGAGGTTCGAGAGTTTATCGAGAAGGATTTAGGACCAGAGGGTTTAGCAAGGTCAATCGTTATTGTCGCAACTTCTGATCAGCCAGCACTAATGCGAATAAAGGGTGCTTTTACAGCAACCGCGATAGCGGAGTATTTTCGTGATCGGGGTTTAAACGTCATGATGATGATGGATTCAGTAACAAGGGTTGCAATGGCCCAACGTGAGGTAGGGTTGGCTATCGGAGAGCCACCGACAACGAAAGGATATACACCCTCTGTATTTGCGATACTACCTAGATTGTTAGAAAGAACAGGTACGAATGAACATGGATCAATTACTGCATTTTATACGGTACTAGTTGATGGAGATGACATGAACGAACCGATCGCCGATACCGTACGTGGGATATTGGACGGACACTTTGTTCTTGATCGATCATTAGCTAATAAGGGCCAGTATCCGGCTGTTAATGTGCTGAAAAGCGTGAGTAGAATTATGAACAATATAGTACCTGAAGCCCATAAAAAATCTGCTGAAAAACTGAGAGAGTTATTAAGTACCTATATCAATTCTGAGGATTTGATAAATATCGGGGCCTATAAACGTGGATCTTCTAAAGAAATAGATGATGCCATTGCTTCGTATCCTAAGATTATTTCGTTTATTAAGCAAGCAACTGATGAAAAGGTATCCTTTGAACAAGGTGTCCAATCGTTATATGAATTACTTGGAAGAAGTGACTAATAATGAGATATGAGTTCAAGTTTCATAAAATCCTCGCTGTAAAAGAACGTGAAAAAGACGAAGCCGTTTCTATCTACCAAGATTCAGTTCGAAAATTTGAAGAAGTGGCAGAAAAGCTTTATGAACTGTTAAAAAGGAAAGAGGATCTTGAAGTATATCAGTCCGAACGCCTACATGGGGGACTATCTATTCAAGAAATTCGTCATCACCAACAGTTCATTAGTAATATCGAAAAGATGATTGAACATTATCAAAAGATGGTTATCAACGCCAGAAACAGAATGCTTCTATTTCAGGAGAAATTGTTAGAAAAAAATATAGAAGTAAAAAAATATGAAAAAATCCGAGAAAAGGATTACTTGAAATTTACCGAGGATTTAAAAGTATTCGAAGGTAAACAGATGGACGATATCTCGATACAAATGTACATGAATCGAGAAGGTTAGGTGATTGAATGGCAAAGGAAATTGAAGAAATAGAAGAAAAGAAATCAAATAAATTTCAAATGTTTATTTTTGTCTTTCTTATTCCCTTCTTGTTTTTAGTTACAGTTGCGTTAGTTGTTTTAAGCTTTGCTGGGGTAAACGTATTTGAAAAGTCCAAAGAGCTTAGTGCACAGATTCCATTTGTTTCCTCGCTAATTTCAGAAGAAGGAACACAAACGGAAGAAGAGTGGGAAAAGAGCATAATCGCATTAGAAGGTGAGATTAAGGATCGAGAGGCCAAGATTGAAAAGTTGGAATCCGAAATCGAAAGCAAAGATACTCAAGTAGAGCGATCAAATCTAGAAAAAGAACAATTGCAGCAGCAAATTGATGAACTCTTGGCCATTCAAGAAGAAAACAAGCGTGCGTTTAAAGATATTATTAAAACGTATGAATCGATGTCGGCAAAAAAGGCGGCGCCAATTATTACAGCCATGAGTGAACAAGAAGCACTAAAAATTCTAACAACTATAAAATCAGATCAACTCGCGGCGATTATGGAAAATATGACAGCAGAGGACGCTGCAAAATATACAGAGCTTCTTACCGCTGAAAACAACCAAGAGTAACGGTTTTGTTCATAAGAAGGAGGTGATATTGAAAATATGCAAATCGAGAGCTTAGGTTTCACTCAAAAGCTTGCTTCACAGTTGAACAAGGCTTCTACGAGCCAGGAGAAATCATCCTTTTCAAATCTTCTCCAATCAGCTACTGCTCCTGTAGAAGAGTCATCGAATGAACACACGACAGTGAAAATAACTGCTACAGACGTAAAAGAACTTTTATCCCTTTTATCTAAAGAGGATCTCATAGAAGTGGAAGAGGGTTTACAGCTGCTGGATCAATTGATATCGAATAGTAACGAAGATTTACTTGCAATGATTGAGAATTATCTAGGAATGAGCCATACCCAATTTCAAAATTTGCTATCTAACGTAGTGGAGAAGCTCCAAGTTGAAGGTGGGGAAGGGCAAAGTGATTTAGCAAAGCTGCTTCAAGTCGTAGAAAAAATGAGTGAATTAACAGCGAACCAGCTAGGTAATGTTTTAGATAAGGACTCTTTAAAACTAATAAAGGTAACAAAGCTTTATGAACTAATGGCGAAAAATCAAGACTCATTAAATGGAGAATCTAATAAACTTGATTTTAAGTCATTAAGTGCAAAATTAACAATCATCCTTGAGGGAAACATGTTTAAAAGTGAGCAAACTGCTTCGAGACTAGCCTTTTTAAAACAAACTTTCTCTAGTATTATGACAAGTTCCTCTTCAAGAGAAGAATTAACGAGTACGCCTTCATCAAAATCAGATATGATTTCTGGTTCTGTACAATTTATGCAGATGTCAAGACCTGAACAATTAACGCTAACTCTTTCAAATGGATCAAAGCAAGTCCAATCGGAACAATTAATAAAGCAGTTTGAAAATATTTTAGCTAGAAGCCAATTTTCAAATGTTAATGGCGTTCAAAGATTGTTTTTACAGCTAAATCCAGGAAATTTAGGATCGCTACGCATTGAGATTATTCAACAGGATTCTGTCATGGTTGCGAAAATTGTCACATCAACGCAGGCGGCAAAGGAGGCAATTGAAGGTCAACTTAATCATTTAAAGCAAGCCTTTAATTCTCAAAACATTCAGGTTGAACGCGTCGAGATTTCTCAACACACATCAGGTCAAGAGCGATTCTTAAACCGAGACGGTGAACAACAACAAGCAAGGCAGGAACAAGCTGAACAAAAGGAAGAACAAACATCTGATCAAGTTTTTACCTCATCCTTTGAAGAAGCACTCTTAAATACGGAAGTGTAGGTGAAAAAAATGGCAAACACAATTAATTCATCTCTTTTACTATCAAACTATCAAACTACTCAACGTAGTACTGGTTCAGATACATTAGGAAAAGATGATTTCTTAAAAATCTTAATGACACAGTTGCAAAATCAAGACCCTTTAAACCCAATGCAAGATAAAGACTTTATTGCGCAAATGGCTACCTTTACAAGCCTTGAACAAATGACCAATATGAATAAGTCCATTACATCATTAGTCAGTGCTCAAGAACAAAACCAATTAATTTCATACAGTCAGTTCATCGGGAAAGAAGTTAGTTGGCATAAGCTAACGGAATCAGATGATGGAAGTTCTGAAATTGAACAAGGTACAGGAAAGATTGTATCTTTGAAATTTACAGATGGAGTAGCGACCTTCTTGTTAGAGGACGGAACAAGTTTAACATCTGGGAACATCTCGCAAATCAATGACACCAAAGGCGACACCATGCTTTTACAAGCCAGTATGATGATTGGAAAAACGGTCACTTATTCTTCTGAAAACAATGAAGTAAAAGAAGCCAAGGTAATATCCGTTTCCTTAAAAGATGGGAAATCATTCTTTCAGTTAGAAAATGGAGAGAGTGTGTCAAGCACAAGTATTACAAAAATAGAAGCGTAAAGGAATGGTTTGAATGGACAAGTCTATGTTTAGACCGATTCATTCGCAGCCGATTAGTAACCATC from Robertmurraya sp. FSL R5-0851 includes the following:
- a CDS encoding flagellar hook-length control protein FliK: MQIESLGFTQKLASQLNKASTSQEKSSFSNLLQSATAPVEESSNEHTTVKITATDVKELLSLLSKEDLIEVEEGLQLLDQLISNSNEDLLAMIENYLGMSHTQFQNLLSNVVEKLQVEGGEGQSDLAKLLQVVEKMSELTANQLGNVLDKDSLKLIKVTKLYELMAKNQDSLNGESNKLDFKSLSAKLTIILEGNMFKSEQTASRLAFLKQTFSSIMTSSSSREELTSTPSSKSDMISGSVQFMQMSRPEQLTLTLSNGSKQVQSEQLIKQFENILARSQFSNVNGVQRLFLQLNPGNLGSLRIEIIQQDSVMVAKIVTSTQAAKEAIEGQLNHLKQAFNSQNIQVERVEISQHTSGQERFLNRDGEQQQARQEQAEQKEEQTSDQVFTSSFEEALLNTEV
- a CDS encoding MotE family protein; translation: MAKEIEEIEEKKSNKFQMFIFVFLIPFLFLVTVALVVLSFAGVNVFEKSKELSAQIPFVSSLISEEGTQTEEEWEKSIIALEGEIKDREAKIEKLESEIESKDTQVERSNLEKEQLQQQIDELLAIQEENKRAFKDIIKTYESMSAKKAAPIITAMSEQEALKILTTIKSDQLAAIMENMTAEDAAKYTELLTAENNQE
- the fliH gene encoding flagellar assembly protein FliH, translated to MSRLIKSTWVPQEFSNENKVISIKSIKNHTDDTEEESSFVSYQERERIVAAAQSEADRIVQEAREYAAGVREQMELEQQSFQLELQTMAEQAQNAGFVQGHEEGKQLGYNEAQAIIHQAKETVTLAKYDYEKKIESSERTILSLALKVAEKIIADTLTGDSEQFLPIVKKALKEAREYREIQLHVHPSHYEFLLVQKEDLIRIFPKETELYIFPDSELTEQSCIIESANGRIDASVDQQLDEIKRKLYELLESE
- the flgD gene encoding flagellar hook assembly protein FlgD yields the protein MANTINSSLLLSNYQTTQRSTGSDTLGKDDFLKILMTQLQNQDPLNPMQDKDFIAQMATFTSLEQMTNMNKSITSLVSAQEQNQLISYSQFIGKEVSWHKLTESDDGSSEIEQGTGKIVSLKFTDGVATFLLEDGTSLTSGNISQINDTKGDTMLLQASMMIGKTVTYSSENNEVKEAKVISVSLKDGKSFFQLENGESVSSTSITKIEA
- the fliI gene encoding flagellar protein export ATPase FliI, whose translation is MLAADLLGQIDQMKTFKRYGRVKRVVGLMIESQGPESSIGDVCYIHIGKNNRKIQAEVVGFKDENILLMPYTSLNEISPGCLVEATLKPLEVKIGPALIGSVLDSLGQPLDGSQLPKGLGSVGTDQDPPNPMTRPPISEPVEVGVRLIDSLLTVGMGQRVGIFAGSGVGKSTLLGMIARNTNADLNVIALIGERGREVREFIEKDLGPEGLARSIVIVATSDQPALMRIKGAFTATAIAEYFRDRGLNVMMMMDSVTRVAMAQREVGLAIGEPPTTKGYTPSVFAILPRLLERTGTNEHGSITAFYTVLVDGDDMNEPIADTVRGILDGHFVLDRSLANKGQYPAVNVLKSVSRIMNNIVPEAHKKSAEKLRELLSTYINSEDLINIGAYKRGSSKEIDDAIASYPKIISFIKQATDEKVSFEQGVQSLYELLGRSD
- the fliF gene encoding flagellar basal-body MS-ring/collar protein FliF gives rise to the protein MNQLQKQLHAIKEYWTSRSKKQKMFFVGGLVSLVTLISLVTFFATRMTLEPLYSNLSPAETGAIKESLDARGIVSEIADNGTTILAPKESIDTLKVELAAEGIPNSGSIDYSFFSQNAGIGMTENEFNVMKLDAMQTELANLMKGIEGINDAKVMINLPEKGIFVTDASEAASASIVLNTKPGYEFEESQIKALYHLVSKSVPNLPTDNIVITNQNFEYFDLNNEENSSGSTFAAQNDIKKQIERDVQRQVQSMLGTLMGQDKVAVIVTADVDFTQENREENLVTPVDEENMEGIAASAQKITETFTGDAADVGGEPVTEDAADSLGTGYLEGATGTGDYERIEETINYEVNKIRKEIVESPYKIRDLGIQVMVEPPTADDPTTLPQERVDDITQMLASIVRTSIDKTTVDGELTDEAIQEKILVSVQPFNGKVELEDTQTASIPWWVYAIGGVLLATIIVLIILFMRARKKKAQEQEDVAFDHYTPISIRDIDEDKEETEGSLRKKQLEKMAKEKPEDFAKLLRSWIAED
- the fliJ gene encoding flagellar export protein FliJ, translated to MRYEFKFHKILAVKEREKDEAVSIYQDSVRKFEEVAEKLYELLKRKEDLEVYQSERLHGGLSIQEIRHHQQFISNIEKMIEHYQKMVINARNRMLLFQEKLLEKNIEVKKYEKIREKDYLKFTEDLKVFEGKQMDDISIQMYMNREG
- the fliG gene encoding flagellar motor switch protein FliG yields the protein MAKRDQKELTGKQKAAILLISLGPDVSASVYKHLSEEEIEKLTLEISGVKKVESTAKEEILEEFHNIALAQDYISQGGIGYAKTVLEKALGTEQAAVIINRLTSSLQVRPFDFARKADPGQIFNFIQNEHPQTIALILSYLDSAQAGQILSELPQEVQADIARRIAVMDSTSPEIINEVEQILERKLSASVTQDYTQTGGIEAVVEVLNGVDRATERTILDALEIQDPELAEEIKKRMFVFEDIVTLDSRAIQRIIRDCDNEDLKLSLKVSSDEVKDIVFGNMSKRMVESFKDEMEFMGPVRLRDVEEAQSRIVAIIRRLEEAGEIVVARGGGDDIIV